One window from the genome of Jiangella alba encodes:
- a CDS encoding LLM class flavin-dependent oxidoreductase, with protein sequence MTLTFHWFLPTNGDSRDVVGGGHGTATGVAGGDRPASVAYLGQVARAAEQLGFTGALTPAGAWCEDAWITTALLNGVTERLRFLVAFRPGLVSPTLAAQMAATFQNLSGGRLLLNVVTGGESHEQRGYGDFLDKDARYARTGEFLDIVRRLWRGETVTHGGEHLQVEGAALARVPDPVPPIYFGGSSPAAGRVAARHADVYLTWGEPPDAVAEKVAWIRSLAREEGREPRFGIRLHVIPRDTAAEAWAEAGRLLARIGDDTIDGIQQGLRRSESEGQRRMLELNRGSRENLEVAPNLWAGVGLVRGGAGTALVGSHTEVADRIEEYHRVGIDEFVLSGYPHLETAYWFAEGVGPVLSRRGLWDRGSAAPSAQPARVPFAATP encoded by the coding sequence ATGACCTTGACGTTCCACTGGTTCCTGCCCACCAACGGCGACAGCCGCGACGTGGTCGGCGGCGGTCACGGCACCGCGACCGGTGTCGCGGGCGGCGACCGGCCGGCCAGCGTCGCCTACCTCGGCCAGGTCGCGCGCGCCGCCGAGCAGCTCGGGTTCACCGGCGCGCTGACACCGGCCGGCGCGTGGTGCGAGGACGCCTGGATCACCACCGCGCTGCTGAACGGCGTCACCGAGCGGCTGCGGTTCCTGGTCGCGTTCCGGCCCGGCCTGGTCTCGCCGACGCTGGCCGCGCAGATGGCGGCGACGTTCCAGAACCTGTCCGGCGGCCGGCTGCTGCTCAACGTCGTCACCGGCGGGGAGAGCCACGAGCAGCGCGGGTACGGCGACTTCCTCGACAAGGACGCCCGCTACGCGCGCACCGGCGAGTTCCTCGACATCGTCCGGCGGCTGTGGCGCGGCGAGACGGTCACCCACGGCGGCGAGCACCTCCAGGTCGAGGGCGCCGCGCTCGCGCGCGTCCCCGACCCCGTCCCGCCGATCTACTTCGGCGGCTCGTCACCGGCCGCCGGCCGCGTCGCCGCCCGGCACGCCGACGTCTACCTCACCTGGGGCGAGCCGCCGGACGCCGTCGCGGAGAAGGTCGCCTGGATCCGCTCCCTCGCCCGCGAGGAGGGCCGCGAACCGCGCTTCGGCATCCGGCTGCACGTCATCCCGCGCGACACCGCCGCCGAGGCCTGGGCCGAGGCCGGCCGCCTGCTGGCGCGGATCGGCGACGACACCATCGACGGCATCCAGCAGGGATTGCGCCGCAGCGAGTCCGAGGGCCAGCGGCGCATGCTGGAGCTGAACCGCGGCAGCCGCGAGAACCTGGAGGTGGCGCCCAACCTGTGGGCCGGCGTCGGCCTGGTCCGCGGCGGCGCCGGAACGGCGCTGGTCGGCAGTCACACCGAGGTCGCGGACCGGATCGAGGAGTACCACCGCGTCGGGATCGACGAGTTCGTCCTCTCCGGCTACCCGCACCTGGAGACGGCGTACTGGTTCGCCGAGGGCGTCGGGCCGGTGCTGTCCCGGCGCGGCCTGTGGGACCGTGGCTCCGCGGCGCCGTCCGCCCAGCCCGCGCGGGTGCCGTTCGCGGCGACGCCCTAA
- a CDS encoding OsmC family protein, with amino-acid sequence MTTIDNGVNVQALLDARDVLKGAPEAARFTWRASSTWRNGVHSTTRVQDFFGLGAEQTHKSETVFEADHPEVFAAQDNGITPIEYLLVGLVGCLTAGVASVAQNRGIQLRSVEATVEGDHDIRGILGADSDVRNGFNDVRVSFAIDADASREEIEALVAQSQKRSAVFDALTNPTDVSVTVA; translated from the coding sequence ATGACGACGATCGACAACGGGGTGAACGTCCAGGCGCTGCTCGACGCGCGTGACGTGTTGAAGGGCGCGCCCGAGGCGGCCCGGTTCACCTGGCGGGCCTCCTCGACGTGGCGGAACGGCGTGCACAGCACGACCCGCGTGCAGGACTTCTTCGGTCTCGGCGCCGAGCAGACGCACAAGTCCGAGACGGTGTTCGAGGCCGACCACCCGGAGGTGTTCGCCGCCCAGGACAACGGCATCACGCCGATCGAGTACCTGCTGGTCGGCCTGGTCGGCTGCCTGACGGCGGGCGTGGCGTCGGTCGCGCAGAACCGCGGCATCCAGCTGCGCTCGGTCGAGGCGACGGTCGAGGGCGACCACGACATCCGCGGGATCCTCGGCGCCGACAGCGACGTCCGCAACGGCTTCAACGACGTCCGGGTGAGCTTCGCCATCGACGCCGACGCGTCGCGGGAGGAGATCGAGGCGCTGGTGGCGCAGTCGCAGAAGCGCTCGGCCGTGTTCGACGCGCTGACCAACCCCACGGACGTGTCCGTCACGGTCGCCTGA
- a CDS encoding dipeptide ABC transporter ATP-binding protein, which produces MTTDAPIVVEDLRIGYFHGRGGVADVVHGVSLEVRRGETTSLVGQSGSGKSTIAHAIGGLLPANGAVTGGRIQVLGRDATGFTPRQWRGLYGSSVGFVPQDPLSSLDPLVRVGDQIAQSLRVHRTVPRAAVRGRVVELLDRVGIQNPAERARSYPHQLSGGQLQRVLIAIAVAARPSILIADEPTSALDVTVQKTILDLIGELQHDLGLAVLFITHDLALARERADRLVVLDQGLVKDHGPAREVLENPRDPYTVTLLSHAPAEDPDRYVDRVAPGPAAPAVLEIDGVSKVFGRGPAAVRAVDDVSLRLTRGSIHAVVGESGSGKTTLARIAAGLTGFDAGRVTVAGRELGPLPDVANHHAADLQLVYQNPLAAMDPRYDVGRIVEEPLRLAGIRDRAERRRRVRDILDRVALPAAVLRRRPREVSGGQRQRVAIARALVLAPKILVLDEPTSALDVTVQAQIIDLLVGLQHEQELSYVFISHDLSLVRQVADTITVLENGAAVEHGPTRGVFAAPAHPYTRRLLDAIPGRVEQREVAA; this is translated from the coding sequence GTGACGACCGATGCCCCGATCGTGGTCGAGGACCTGCGGATCGGCTACTTCCACGGCCGCGGCGGCGTCGCCGACGTCGTCCACGGCGTCTCGCTCGAGGTGCGCCGGGGCGAGACGACGTCGCTGGTGGGCCAGTCCGGGTCCGGCAAGAGCACTATCGCGCACGCCATCGGCGGGCTGCTGCCGGCCAACGGCGCCGTCACCGGCGGCCGGATCCAGGTGCTGGGCCGCGACGCCACCGGGTTCACGCCGCGGCAGTGGCGCGGCCTCTACGGGTCGTCGGTCGGGTTCGTCCCGCAGGACCCGCTCAGCTCGCTGGACCCGCTGGTCCGGGTCGGCGACCAGATCGCGCAGAGCCTGCGGGTGCATCGGACGGTGCCGCGCGCGGCCGTCCGCGGCCGGGTCGTCGAGCTGCTGGACCGCGTCGGCATCCAGAACCCGGCCGAGCGGGCGCGGTCGTACCCGCACCAGCTCTCCGGCGGGCAGCTGCAGCGGGTGCTGATCGCGATCGCGGTGGCCGCGCGCCCGTCGATCCTCATCGCCGACGAGCCCACCTCGGCGCTGGACGTCACCGTCCAGAAGACGATCCTCGACCTTATCGGCGAGCTGCAGCACGACCTCGGGCTGGCGGTCCTGTTCATCACCCACGACCTGGCGCTGGCCCGGGAGCGGGCCGACCGGCTGGTCGTGCTCGACCAGGGGCTGGTGAAGGACCACGGGCCGGCCCGGGAGGTGCTGGAGAACCCGCGCGACCCGTACACCGTGACGCTGCTGTCGCACGCGCCCGCGGAGGATCCGGACCGCTACGTGGACCGGGTCGCGCCCGGCCCCGCCGCGCCGGCCGTGCTGGAGATCGACGGCGTCAGCAAGGTCTTCGGCCGCGGCCCGGCCGCGGTCCGGGCGGTCGACGACGTGTCGCTGCGGCTCACCCGCGGCTCGATCCACGCCGTCGTGGGGGAGTCGGGGTCGGGGAAGACGACGCTCGCGCGCATCGCCGCCGGGCTGACCGGGTTCGACGCCGGCCGGGTGACGGTGGCCGGGCGCGAGCTCGGCCCGTTGCCGGACGTCGCCAACCACCACGCCGCCGACCTGCAGCTGGTCTATCAGAACCCGCTGGCGGCGATGGACCCGCGCTACGACGTCGGGCGGATCGTCGAGGAGCCGCTGCGGCTGGCCGGCATCCGCGACCGCGCCGAGCGGCGCCGCCGGGTCCGCGACATCCTCGACCGCGTCGCGCTGCCCGCCGCGGTGCTGCGGCGCCGTCCGCGCGAGGTCTCCGGCGGCCAGCGGCAACGGGTCGCGATCGCCCGGGCGCTCGTGCTGGCGCCGAAGATCCTCGTCCTCGACGAGCCCACCTCCGCCCTGGACGTCACCGTCCAGGCCCAGATCATCGACCTGCTGGTCGGACTGCAACACGAACAGGAGCTGAGCTACGTGTTCATCTCGCACGACCTGAGCCTGGTCCGCCAGGTCGCCGACACGATCACGGTGCTCGAGAACGGCGCCGCGGTCGAGCACGGCCCGACCCGCGGGGTGTTCGCCGCGCCCGCCCACCCGTACACCCGGCGGCTGCTCGACGCGATCCCCGGCCGCGTCGAGCAGCGGGAGGTGGCGGCATGA
- a CDS encoding NAD(P)-binding domain-containing protein has translation MVTAVVVGAGHAGLAASHVLTEHAIDHVVLERGVVANSWRRERWDSLRLLTPNWQTRLPGLSYDGPDPDGYQTADELAGLLDRYAAVTRAPVRTGTTVTSVRRAGDGYRVTTDRGVLDCRAVVLAGGAANRPALPPFAAAVPPEVVQVTTFDYRRPDDLPDGGVLVVGGSATGVQLAAELRRSGRPVTLSTGEHVRLPRIYRGRDVLWWMDASGVWDQRHDEIDDLGRARRLPSPQLVGTPDRATLDLGALAALDVELVGRWAAVRDDRALFSGGLRNVVTLADLKLDRLLGTFDAWARTNDAPAGPPERPAPTPLPPSPRLQLDLRGGEIRSVVWATGYRPDYSWLDVPVVDAKGHLRHDGGVVGPGLYALGLPVMRRRRSSYVYGIEDDAREIVGHLARHLAAR, from the coding sequence ATCGTCACCGCCGTCGTCGTCGGGGCGGGGCACGCCGGCCTCGCCGCGAGCCACGTCCTCACCGAGCACGCGATCGACCACGTCGTCCTGGAGCGCGGCGTGGTGGCCAACTCGTGGCGACGCGAGCGGTGGGACTCGCTGCGGCTGCTCACGCCGAACTGGCAGACCCGGCTGCCCGGCCTGAGCTACGACGGCCCGGACCCGGACGGCTACCAGACGGCGGACGAGCTGGCCGGCCTCCTCGACCGGTACGCCGCCGTGACCCGCGCGCCCGTCCGGACCGGGACGACGGTGACGTCGGTGCGCCGCGCCGGCGACGGCTATCGCGTGACGACGGATCGCGGCGTGCTGGACTGCCGCGCCGTGGTCCTCGCCGGCGGGGCCGCGAACCGGCCCGCGCTGCCACCGTTCGCCGCCGCCGTGCCGCCGGAGGTCGTCCAGGTGACGACGTTCGACTACCGGCGTCCGGACGACCTCCCGGACGGCGGCGTGCTGGTCGTCGGCGGGTCGGCCACCGGTGTGCAGCTGGCCGCCGAGCTGCGCCGGTCCGGCCGGCCGGTGACGCTGTCCACCGGCGAGCACGTCCGGCTCCCCCGCATCTACCGCGGCCGCGACGTGCTGTGGTGGATGGACGCGTCCGGGGTCTGGGACCAGCGTCACGACGAGATCGACGACCTCGGCCGCGCCCGGCGGCTGCCGTCACCGCAGCTCGTCGGCACACCGGACCGCGCGACGCTGGACCTCGGCGCGCTGGCCGCCCTGGACGTCGAGCTGGTCGGACGGTGGGCGGCGGTGCGCGACGACCGCGCCCTGTTCTCCGGCGGGCTGCGCAACGTCGTCACGCTCGCCGACCTCAAGCTGGACCGGCTGCTCGGCACGTTCGACGCGTGGGCACGGACGAACGACGCGCCCGCCGGCCCGCCGGAGCGGCCGGCGCCGACGCCGCTGCCGCCGTCGCCGCGGCTCCAGCTGGACCTGCGCGGCGGCGAGATCCGCTCGGTCGTCTGGGCCACCGGCTACCGCCCGGACTACTCCTGGCTCGACGTGCCCGTGGTCGACGCGAAGGGACACCTGCGACACGACGGCGGCGTCGTCGGGCCCGGGCTCTACGCGCTCGGGCTGCCCGTCATGCGGCGGCGCAGGTCCAGCTACGTGTACGGCATCGAGGACGACGCGCGCGAGATCGTCGGCCACCTCGCGCGGCACCTGGCCGCCCGTTAG
- a CDS encoding NtaA/DmoA family FMN-dependent monooxygenase (This protein belongs to a clade of FMN-dependent monooxygenases, within a broader family of flavin-dependent oxidoreductases, the luciferase-like monooxygenase (LMM) family, some of whose members use coenzyme F420 rather than FMN.), which translates to MTTAEPKRLILNLFEMNCVSHITHGLWRLPGNNRERFNDIEYWTELARLLEDGGFDAVFLADVVGAYDTFRGSADTAVREGLQIPSNDPLLIVPAMAAVTRHLGFGITFSTTYEPPFAFARRMSTLDHLTKGRVGWNIVTSYLPNAARNFGLDGEIDHDHRFEIADEYLEVLYKLWEGSWEEDAVVADRATGVYADPAKVHPIDHEGEHYKVAGPHLASPSRQRTPLLITATASPRGIRFAGTHAEALFTGGGTPEAVQDTIARVRAAAADAGREPGDVKFVVGAGVVVAATEAEARAKLARYQQYSSVEGRLAHGGFGFDPTAHPRDTLVRDVAGENGFGRRSRGPFSGDQTVGELLDALADLSRGPFFAVGDPGQVADAIESWLDDVGIDGINLTQHHSFDTARDFVEHVVPELRRRGRLRPAYRDGETLRERVHGGGDRLPARHPAARYRRTPELAVSRRTS; encoded by the coding sequence ATGACGACGGCCGAGCCGAAGCGGCTGATCCTCAACCTGTTCGAGATGAACTGCGTCAGCCACATCACCCACGGGCTGTGGCGGCTGCCCGGCAACAACCGCGAGCGGTTCAACGACATCGAGTACTGGACCGAGCTGGCCCGGCTGCTGGAGGACGGCGGCTTCGACGCGGTGTTCCTCGCCGACGTCGTCGGCGCCTACGACACGTTCCGCGGCAGCGCCGACACCGCCGTCCGCGAGGGCCTGCAGATCCCGTCGAACGACCCGCTGCTGATCGTCCCGGCCATGGCCGCGGTGACCCGGCATCTCGGCTTCGGCATCACGTTCTCGACGACGTACGAGCCGCCGTTCGCGTTCGCCCGCCGCATGAGCACGCTGGACCACCTGACCAAGGGCCGGGTCGGCTGGAACATCGTCACGTCCTACCTGCCCAACGCCGCCCGCAACTTCGGCCTCGACGGCGAGATCGACCACGACCACCGGTTCGAGATCGCCGACGAGTACCTGGAGGTGCTCTACAAGCTGTGGGAGGGGTCGTGGGAGGAGGACGCGGTCGTCGCCGACCGGGCGACCGGCGTCTACGCGGACCCGGCGAAGGTGCACCCCATCGACCACGAGGGTGAGCACTACAAGGTGGCCGGGCCGCACCTCGCGTCGCCGTCGCGGCAGCGCACGCCGCTGCTCATCACCGCCACCGCGTCGCCGCGCGGCATCCGGTTCGCCGGGACGCACGCCGAGGCGCTGTTCACCGGCGGCGGCACCCCCGAGGCGGTCCAGGACACCATCGCGCGGGTGCGGGCGGCCGCCGCCGACGCCGGACGCGAGCCCGGGGACGTCAAGTTCGTCGTCGGCGCGGGTGTGGTCGTCGCCGCGACGGAGGCGGAGGCGCGGGCGAAGCTGGCCCGCTACCAGCAGTACTCCAGCGTCGAGGGCCGGCTGGCGCACGGCGGGTTCGGCTTCGACCCGACGGCGCATCCGCGCGACACACTGGTGCGCGACGTCGCCGGCGAGAACGGGTTCGGCCGCCGCTCGCGCGGTCCCTTCAGCGGCGACCAGACCGTCGGAGAGCTGCTGGACGCGCTGGCCGACCTGTCGCGCGGCCCGTTCTTCGCCGTCGGCGACCCCGGTCAGGTGGCCGACGCGATCGAGTCGTGGCTCGACGACGTCGGCATCGACGGCATCAACCTCACCCAGCACCACAGCTTCGACACCGCCCGCGACTTCGTCGAGCACGTCGTGCCGGAGCTGCGCCGGCGCGGCCGGCTGCGCCCGGCCTACCGCGACGGCGAGACGCTGCGCGAGCGCGTCCACGGCGGCGGCGACCGGCTGCCGGCGCGCCACCCGGCCGCGAGGTACCGCCGCACGCCCGAGCTCGCCGTCTCGAGGAGGACGTCATGA
- a CDS encoding acyl-CoA dehydrogenase family protein: MTTPEPLERFTPIFERIRAGAAQRERDRVLPRDEVRELAAAGFGALRLPPDGAGRGVSLTAFFELLIRLGAADSNLPQIWRNHIAFVEDRLQPGDGRSEHWRKVLAGGAVVGGAWSERGTATGQSTTTLTEDDGGWRLTGTKYYSTGSLFADWISVTAPRGDDHVVALVDATADGVEVVDDWTGIGQRTTASGTARFTGVAVDETGIYPFHDRAPYQEAVYQLVHLATLAGTARGAHLDLVDAVRARSRSYKHGLAESAREDAQVLAVVGRVAAAAFAAEAAVLRAAAALDGVADLAIAGGHDADALAPSLHAATITVYEAQVAVTELVLQATTLLYDALSASALDAATLLDRHWRNARTVTSHNPRIYKERLVGNWHVNAVPPSLGFDRAGAPGGGS; encoded by the coding sequence ATGACGACACCGGAGCCGCTGGAGCGGTTCACCCCGATCTTCGAGCGCATCCGCGCCGGCGCCGCCCAGCGCGAGCGCGACCGCGTCCTGCCCCGCGACGAGGTGCGCGAGCTGGCCGCGGCCGGGTTCGGCGCGCTGCGGCTGCCGCCGGACGGCGCCGGTCGCGGCGTCTCGCTGACGGCGTTCTTCGAGCTGCTGATCCGGCTCGGCGCGGCCGACTCCAACCTGCCGCAGATCTGGCGCAACCACATCGCCTTCGTCGAGGACCGGCTGCAGCCCGGCGACGGCCGCAGCGAGCACTGGCGCAAGGTGCTCGCCGGGGGAGCGGTGGTCGGCGGCGCCTGGTCCGAGCGCGGCACCGCGACTGGGCAGTCCACGACGACGCTCACCGAGGACGACGGCGGCTGGCGGCTCACCGGCACGAAGTACTACAGCACCGGCAGCCTGTTCGCCGACTGGATCAGCGTCACGGCGCCTCGCGGCGACGATCACGTCGTCGCCCTCGTCGACGCCACCGCCGACGGCGTCGAGGTGGTGGACGACTGGACCGGCATCGGCCAGCGCACCACGGCCAGCGGCACCGCCCGGTTCACCGGCGTCGCCGTCGACGAGACCGGGATCTACCCGTTCCACGACCGTGCCCCCTACCAGGAGGCGGTCTACCAGCTCGTGCACCTGGCGACGCTGGCCGGCACCGCCCGGGGCGCGCACCTGGACCTCGTCGACGCCGTCCGGGCCCGGTCCCGCTCCTACAAGCACGGCCTGGCCGAGTCCGCCCGCGAGGACGCCCAGGTGCTGGCCGTCGTCGGCCGGGTCGCGGCGGCCGCGTTCGCCGCCGAGGCCGCCGTGCTGCGGGCGGCGGCGGCGCTGGACGGCGTGGCCGACCTCGCCATCGCCGGCGGTCACGACGCGGATGCGCTGGCGCCGTCGCTGCACGCCGCGACGATCACCGTCTACGAGGCGCAGGTCGCCGTCACCGAGCTGGTGCTGCAGGCCACGACGCTGCTCTACGACGCGCTCAGCGCGTCCGCCCTGGACGCCGCGACGCTGCTGGACCGGCACTGGCGCAACGCCCGCACCGTCACGTCGCACAACCCGCGGATCTACAAGGAACGCCTGGTCGGGAACTGGCACGTCAACGCGGTGCCGCCGAGCCTCGGCTTCGACCGGGCCGGCGCACCGGGCGGCGGCTCGTGA
- a CDS encoding SfnB family sulfur acquisition oxidoreductase produces MTARPPVLDAGRAVQAARDQSVLLAKDAAARDADRRLPGPEVDALSASGLLGITVPAAYGGPGLRASVAAEVFRLLATGDPNVAQIPQSHFVYVRALRDRATPEQQSFFFGEVLAGRRFGNAQAEPGTRHVRDLRTTLTPDGDGWRLDGVKGYSTGALFADWIPVLAHRGDGGPLAVAWVRRDAGGVEVVDDWNGLGQRTTASGTVRLSGVRVAAEHVTGYAETFDGPQVHGAFAQLLHAAIDTGIARAALGDAAEFVRAASRPYPDAGVDRHADDPLVAQAFGELEVAVRSAEALLHAAGRAVDAADRDLDTGSAREAGLAVAAVRVASSRAAVEAGSRLFELGGTRSALATLNLDRHWRNARTHTLHDPAAWKLQHLGRWIAGGAEPPNHPQF; encoded by the coding sequence GTGACGGCGCGCCCGCCGGTGCTGGACGCGGGCCGGGCCGTCCAGGCCGCCCGGGACCAGTCCGTCCTGCTGGCGAAGGACGCCGCCGCGCGCGATGCCGATCGCCGGCTGCCCGGTCCGGAGGTGGACGCGCTGTCGGCCAGCGGGCTGCTGGGCATCACGGTTCCGGCGGCGTACGGCGGGCCGGGCCTGCGGGCGTCGGTGGCCGCCGAGGTGTTCCGGCTGCTGGCCACCGGCGATCCGAACGTCGCGCAGATCCCGCAGAGCCACTTCGTGTACGTCCGCGCCCTGCGCGACCGGGCGACACCGGAGCAGCAGTCGTTCTTCTTCGGCGAGGTGCTGGCCGGGCGGCGGTTCGGCAACGCGCAGGCCGAGCCCGGCACCCGGCACGTCCGGGACCTGCGGACGACGCTCACGCCCGACGGCGACGGCTGGCGGCTCGACGGCGTCAAGGGGTACAGCACCGGCGCGCTGTTCGCCGACTGGATCCCCGTGCTCGCACACCGCGGCGACGGCGGCCCACTGGCGGTCGCGTGGGTCCGTCGCGACGCCGGCGGTGTCGAGGTCGTGGACGACTGGAACGGCCTGGGACAGCGGACCACGGCGAGCGGGACGGTCCGGCTCAGCGGCGTGCGGGTCGCCGCCGAGCACGTCACCGGCTACGCGGAGACGTTCGACGGCCCGCAGGTCCACGGGGCCTTCGCCCAGTTGTTGCACGCGGCGATCGACACCGGCATCGCGCGCGCGGCGCTGGGCGACGCCGCCGAGTTCGTGCGCGCCGCCAGCCGCCCGTACCCGGACGCCGGGGTCGACCGGCACGCCGACGACCCGCTCGTCGCGCAGGCCTTCGGCGAGCTGGAGGTGGCGGTGCGCTCCGCCGAGGCGCTGCTGCACGCCGCCGGCCGCGCCGTCGACGCGGCCGACCGTGACCTCGACACCGGCTCGGCACGTGAGGCCGGCCTGGCCGTCGCCGCCGTCCGGGTCGCGTCGAGCCGGGCGGCCGTCGAGGCGGGCAGCCGGCTGTTCGAGCTGGGCGGCACCCGCTCGGCGCTGGCCACGCTCAACCTCGACCGGCACTGGCGCAACGCGCGCACCCACACCCTGCACGATCCGGCCGCGTGGAAGCTGCAGCACCTCGGCCGCTGGATCGCCGGCGGCGCCGAGCCGCCGAACCATCCGCAGTTCTAG